The proteins below come from a single Synechococcus sp. WH 8101 genomic window:
- a CDS encoding rhodanese-like domain-containing protein, translated as MTDLTPDARPKPLSARDLSLWLQSEQPLRLVDVREQQELALAPFPHPVIHLPLSESERWLPALPGLLGEDADLVVLCHAGVRSWQFGCWLLARDPQRTVWNLEGGIDAWSVDVDPNVPRY; from the coding sequence ATGACCGATCTCACACCTGACGCACGCCCAAAACCGCTCTCTGCCAGGGATCTCAGCCTCTGGCTGCAGAGTGAGCAACCGCTGCGATTGGTGGATGTGCGCGAGCAGCAGGAACTGGCGCTCGCCCCCTTCCCCCACCCCGTGATCCACTTGCCCCTGAGCGAGTCGGAACGCTGGCTGCCCGCCTTGCCAGGTTTGCTAGGCGAGGACGCTGACCTCGTGGTGCTCTGTCATGCAGGGGTGCGCAGCTGGCAGTTCGGCTGTTGGCTGCTGGCCAGGGATCCACAGCGCACCGTCTGGAATCTCGAGGGCGGGATCGATGCCTGGAGTGTGGACGTGGATCCAAACGTCCCCCGCTACTGA
- a CDS encoding heat-inducible transcriptional repressor HrcA has protein sequence MDTLPNRQQEVLRATVHHYVDTIEPVGSRTLVQRFGLKASSATVRSAMGALEQRGLLTQPHTSAGRVPSARGYRHYVDCLLPKPGAAAQHLEHELTQLSLRWAALDDLLQQMARRLTDFTGLMSLITRPHRSTPSLQAVRLVCSGDRLLVMLVESSNQASHLNLRLPHGSGHQLEAMETWTRRQLDSSTDGSLDWNSLPLQLQPFGRVLEDAISSHQQLKQAEETSALVHGVSRLIAQPECIDSSLVRPLLELVDQRPGALVPADHPPERGVWIGEEHPEQALQQFSVVQAPYRSGSEGIGHVALIGPMRMAYATGLAAARSVARALERLLS, from the coding sequence GTGGACACCCTCCCCAACCGACAACAGGAGGTCCTGCGGGCCACGGTGCATCACTACGTGGACACGATCGAACCGGTGGGCAGCCGCACCCTGGTGCAGCGCTTCGGCCTCAAAGCCAGCTCCGCCACGGTGCGTTCGGCGATGGGGGCCCTGGAACAGCGGGGGCTGTTGACCCAACCCCATACCTCCGCCGGCCGGGTTCCCAGCGCCCGGGGCTATCGCCACTACGTGGATTGCCTGCTGCCGAAACCCGGTGCCGCCGCCCAGCACCTGGAACACGAACTCACCCAGCTCAGCCTGCGTTGGGCGGCGCTCGATGATCTGCTGCAGCAGATGGCCAGGCGACTCACCGACTTCACCGGTCTGATGAGCCTGATCACCCGACCCCATCGCAGCACGCCGAGCCTGCAGGCGGTGCGACTGGTGTGCAGCGGCGATCGCTTGCTGGTGATGCTTGTGGAGAGCAGCAACCAGGCCAGCCACCTGAATCTGCGCCTCCCCCATGGCTCAGGGCACCAGCTGGAGGCCATGGAAACCTGGACCCGCCGCCAGCTCGACAGCAGCACGGATGGAAGTCTGGACTGGAACAGCCTGCCCCTGCAGCTCCAGCCCTTCGGGCGGGTGCTCGAGGATGCCATCAGCAGCCACCAACAGCTGAAACAAGCGGAAGAGACGTCCGCTCTCGTCCATGGGGTCTCCCGTCTGATCGCCCAGCCGGAATGTATCGACAGCAGCCTGGTGCGGCCCCTGCTCGAATTGGTGGACCAACGACCGGGCGCCCTGGTGCCGGCGGACCATCCGCCCGAACGGGGGGTGTGGATCGGCGAAGAGCATCCGGAACAAGCCCTGCAGCAGTTCTCAGTGGTTCAGGCGCCCTACCGCAGCGGCAGTGAGGGCATCGGCCATGTGGCCCTGATCGGACCGATGCGCATGGCCTACGCCACGGGTCTGGCCGCGGCTCGCTCCGTGGCTCGAGCCCTGGAGCGCCTGCTGTCCTGA